In the genome of Streptomyces collinus, one region contains:
- a CDS encoding GmrSD restriction endonuclease domain-containing protein, translating into MAALDNLKLRDVLADVASGALQLPDFQRNWKWDDDRIRAIIATVTLDYPLGVVMTLQTGGATRFRSRTLTGARPEGDPKADLLLLDGQQRLTSLFQALWLDAPVETSDSRGKPIELWYYVDIEKAVGPSADRDDAILSVPADKVLRTDFNRTVVLDLRTEEAECAAGLFPLHLVFDAQRVNQWKRNYIKADEERNWDLWGQFDDLVLQQVRAFQVPMIRLAASTSMDAVCAVFERVNTGGVPLNVFELLTATYAGDPEYVERTGDYYQLPEVWREIKQALASKYPVFGRLDSGLENGLSSIDFLQAIALVRTWERKEAGVGAAVSCKRRDLLDLPLADFVRLAPELAEAFAWVGDFLERQCIVRPNDLPYKTQLVPLAAVRAILGGDEMEGLGPEEKIEQWYWCGVLGEMYGGSTETRFTRDVEQLVDWIRQEDRAPDTVTDAFFFTERLDTLTTRNSAAYKGIYALLIKQGAVDWHYTDAPLSPGRLDEYSVDVRQIFPKAWFRRGNSQGLPTSSIVNKTPLSYRATMDMMGAPSSYLSTLIAASDMRPEWFDDVIATHLIDPETLRESDYKRFYTDRSRQLQDLVQSAMGKRTMLRDLSEGDAR; encoded by the coding sequence ATGGCGGCACTGGACAATCTGAAGCTCAGGGACGTACTCGCGGATGTCGCCTCCGGGGCGTTACAACTGCCCGACTTCCAGCGGAACTGGAAGTGGGACGACGACCGGATCAGGGCGATCATCGCGACAGTGACGCTGGACTACCCGCTCGGCGTGGTGATGACGCTGCAGACCGGTGGTGCCACCCGCTTCCGTTCCCGCACGCTCACCGGGGCCCGCCCCGAGGGCGATCCGAAGGCGGACCTCCTGCTGCTGGACGGACAGCAGCGCCTCACCTCCCTCTTCCAGGCACTGTGGCTGGACGCCCCGGTGGAGACGTCGGACTCCCGCGGCAAGCCGATCGAGCTGTGGTACTACGTCGACATCGAGAAGGCCGTCGGACCGTCCGCCGACCGCGACGATGCGATCCTGTCCGTCCCGGCGGACAAGGTCCTCCGCACCGACTTCAACCGCACGGTGGTACTGGATCTGAGGACCGAGGAGGCCGAGTGCGCGGCGGGTCTCTTCCCTCTGCACCTCGTTTTCGACGCCCAGCGCGTCAACCAGTGGAAGAGGAACTACATCAAGGCGGACGAGGAGCGGAACTGGGACCTGTGGGGCCAGTTCGACGACCTCGTCCTCCAGCAGGTCCGCGCCTTCCAGGTCCCGATGATCCGGCTGGCCGCCTCCACCTCCATGGACGCCGTCTGCGCCGTGTTCGAGCGCGTCAACACCGGCGGCGTGCCTCTGAACGTCTTCGAATTGCTCACCGCCACCTACGCCGGTGACCCCGAGTACGTGGAACGGACCGGGGACTACTACCAGCTTCCCGAGGTGTGGCGGGAGATCAAGCAGGCGCTGGCGTCGAAGTACCCGGTCTTCGGCCGGCTGGACAGCGGCCTGGAGAACGGCCTGAGCAGCATCGACTTCCTGCAGGCCATCGCGCTGGTACGCACCTGGGAGCGCAAGGAGGCGGGTGTCGGGGCCGCGGTGTCCTGCAAGCGGCGCGACCTGCTGGACCTCCCGCTGGCCGACTTCGTCCGCCTGGCGCCCGAACTGGCCGAGGCCTTCGCCTGGGTGGGCGATTTCCTGGAGCGGCAGTGCATCGTCCGGCCCAACGATCTTCCGTACAAGACACAGCTCGTCCCGCTCGCGGCCGTCCGCGCCATTCTCGGCGGCGACGAAATGGAGGGCCTGGGGCCGGAGGAGAAGATCGAGCAGTGGTACTGGTGCGGGGTCCTGGGTGAGATGTACGGCGGCTCGACCGAGACGCGCTTCACCCGGGACGTCGAGCAGCTCGTCGACTGGATCCGGCAGGAGGACCGCGCGCCCGACACGGTCACGGACGCCTTCTTCTTCACCGAGCGGCTCGACACCCTCACCACCCGCAACAGTGCCGCCTACAAGGGGATCTACGCCCTGCTGATCAAGCAGGGCGCGGTCGACTGGCACTACACGGACGCTCCGCTCAGTCCCGGGCGGCTCGACGAGTACAGCGTGGACGTCCGGCAGATCTTCCCCAAGGCCTGGTTCCGCCGGGGCAACAGCCAGGGTCTGCCGACGAGCTCGATCGTGAACAAGACCCCGCTGTCCTACCGTGCCACGATGGACATGATGGGGGCTCCGTCCTCCTACCTCTCCACCCTGATCGCCGCCTCCGACATGCGCCCCGAGTGGTTCGACGACGTGATCGCCACCCATCTGATCGATCCGGAGACGCTGCGCGAGAGCGACTACAAGCGCTTCTACACCGACCGCTCCCGGCAGTTGCAGGACCTGGTGCAGTCCGCCATGGGCAAGCGCACCATGCTCCGTGACCTGTCGGAGGGCGACGCCCGATGA
- a CDS encoding EcsC family protein produces MSTYADPLVDGATPMSEYEGQVWDTLNEHWQRRNNRRGLPNWASAALGRTGEVAGNAVRRVTDAVPEAVTEPIRRASDAVADKAMRPALAGAAALLELVNDWAMELNDPKNVEKLARKQGFELDSFTELRQQDLKVCDRLLSRNTLRWRTAGAFEGGAMGLLAMVPVAGIPVAMTADILVIQVLSTSIASRIAYSYGYDAKDPKEQEFIQRLVQRSFMAQAAKAKPLRETAQAANAVKGRLKWSQKLRQDHRLLAALEKLMQQLGPAGSRVPVKNVAKVVPFVGVLIGAGMNAAVLGRVAADAQRYCQTRFLCDKYGLPLPAALATDWDDDPQTDAP; encoded by the coding sequence ATGAGCACATACGCCGATCCACTCGTCGACGGTGCAACTCCGATGAGTGAGTACGAGGGGCAGGTGTGGGACACGCTCAACGAGCACTGGCAGCGCCGCAACAACCGCCGTGGTCTGCCGAACTGGGCGAGCGCCGCCCTCGGTCGCACCGGTGAGGTCGCGGGAAACGCCGTGAGACGGGTTACGGACGCTGTGCCGGAGGCGGTCACGGAACCGATCCGTCGCGCAAGCGACGCGGTCGCCGACAAGGCCATGCGACCGGCGCTCGCAGGCGCGGCAGCGTTGCTCGAGCTGGTCAACGACTGGGCCATGGAGCTCAACGACCCGAAGAACGTCGAGAAGCTCGCCCGCAAGCAAGGTTTCGAACTCGACAGTTTCACCGAACTACGGCAGCAGGATCTCAAGGTCTGCGACCGGCTGCTGTCCCGCAATACCCTCAGGTGGCGCACCGCCGGCGCGTTCGAAGGTGGTGCCATGGGCCTGCTGGCCATGGTCCCCGTCGCTGGCATCCCCGTCGCGATGACAGCGGACATCCTCGTCATCCAGGTCCTCAGCACGTCGATCGCATCGCGCATCGCGTATTCCTACGGCTACGACGCCAAGGACCCCAAGGAGCAGGAATTCATCCAACGCCTGGTACAGCGGTCCTTCATGGCGCAGGCGGCCAAAGCCAAGCCGCTGCGTGAGACCGCACAGGCGGCGAACGCGGTGAAAGGACGCCTGAAGTGGTCACAGAAGCTTCGCCAGGATCACCGCCTTCTGGCCGCCCTTGAGAAGCTGATGCAGCAGTTGGGCCCCGCCGGCTCCAGGGTGCCAGTCAAAAATGTCGCCAAGGTCGTGCCGTTCGTGGGTGTCCTCATCGGTGCCGGCATGAACGCCGCGGTCCTCGGCAGGGTGGCCGCCGACGCCCAGCGGTACTGCCAGACCCGCTTCCTGTGCGACAAGTACGGGCTGCCGCTGCCGGCCGCACTGGCGACCGACTGGGACGATGACCCCCAGACCGACGCCCCGTAA
- a CDS encoding RNA-directed DNA polymerase, translating into MTTTDDFADLTPDQFLEAVVSGSIYPYTEHRIPKRRGGRRTLHAPVPRLSEVQQEILARLETLPADFQPHPAAFAYRRGRSVVDCAAAHLRAHTVIRLDIADFFGSIRERHVHAALKDAWTQPAERGYRLDLAENDEGRREIALRRNGRTLGTYTTARLVTVSPPEPNHTWTNRGTGRRTVRLEATGQDFSVRRPGLIHKHTREGFLPQGAPTSGYLSNIVMRDVDEVVTHQAESLGLRYTRYSDDMYFSRRALVHHDDVVRLMAGVKQALEPLGMRLNTKKTYVARPGARRSVLGILVDGPAPRLTREYKRRITKHVRGAASFGIEQHRRHQKFKDLAELDAHVTGLLSFAHMVEPGWADTQLADWKRLREIPRDHEEPVIVQHGLDLPWDEEVEVSQADLAKASIDDLVRGAQRYRSSSDYLQMLEFVGRFKRYAPFNAMVVHIQKPGARYVLPSSEWTSKYRRVLKPGAQPLMIFQPRGPYMLVYDVGDTEALPGARPLPKGITAPVSVSSRVGEKVVAEVWHHTETNLAPLGIRLTLVDHGASSCGGTYRSRSGSAVERPGSRPGDRPETYPTLFEIEVNRNLPLLDRYATLAHELGHLFCGHLGAGPGETWPDRYVRPLSDEDAVKVHARNEVEAESIAYMVLKRLDPDVRMGDYITGHLGPDQQVPETVALNVTFKAAGLIIEMGKKRIPAAKLQKPKK; encoded by the coding sequence GTGACGACGACAGACGACTTCGCGGATCTCACACCGGACCAGTTCCTTGAGGCGGTGGTCAGCGGCTCGATCTACCCTTACACCGAGCACCGAATACCCAAGCGCCGCGGCGGACGGCGGACCTTGCACGCCCCGGTCCCGCGGTTGTCCGAGGTGCAGCAGGAAATCTTGGCCCGCCTGGAAACTCTTCCAGCCGACTTTCAGCCACACCCGGCAGCGTTCGCCTACCGACGTGGCCGCTCGGTCGTGGACTGCGCTGCCGCCCATCTGCGAGCCCACACCGTGATCCGCCTGGACATCGCCGACTTCTTCGGGAGTATCCGGGAACGGCACGTCCACGCCGCTCTAAAAGACGCCTGGACTCAACCGGCGGAACGCGGATACCGGCTCGATCTTGCGGAGAACGACGAGGGCCGCCGGGAGATCGCCCTGCGTCGTAACGGTCGCACCCTGGGCACGTACACCACGGCCCGGCTGGTCACCGTGTCACCACCGGAGCCGAACCACACCTGGACGAACCGTGGCACCGGGCGTCGCACCGTGCGCCTGGAGGCCACCGGACAGGACTTTTCCGTCCGCCGGCCCGGCCTGATCCACAAGCACACCCGCGAGGGGTTCCTGCCGCAGGGCGCTCCCACGAGCGGGTACCTGTCGAACATCGTCATGCGCGACGTCGACGAGGTCGTCACCCACCAGGCCGAGTCCTTAGGGTTGCGCTACACCCGCTACAGCGACGACATGTACTTCTCGAGGCGTGCGCTCGTTCACCACGACGACGTCGTCCGTCTTATGGCCGGAGTGAAGCAGGCCCTGGAACCGCTCGGCATGAGGCTCAACACGAAGAAGACCTATGTGGCCCGTCCTGGTGCGCGCCGCAGCGTGCTCGGCATCCTCGTCGATGGTCCCGCTCCTCGTCTGACGCGCGAGTACAAGCGCCGCATCACCAAACATGTGCGAGGGGCTGCGTCGTTCGGTATCGAGCAGCATCGCCGTCACCAGAAGTTCAAGGACCTGGCCGAGCTGGACGCCCATGTGACCGGACTGCTGTCGTTCGCGCACATGGTCGAGCCCGGCTGGGCCGATACACAACTCGCGGACTGGAAACGGCTGCGCGAGATTCCCCGCGACCACGAAGAGCCGGTGATCGTGCAGCACGGGCTCGATCTGCCCTGGGACGAGGAGGTTGAGGTCTCCCAGGCAGACCTGGCCAAGGCCTCGATCGACGACCTCGTCCGCGGCGCCCAGCGCTATCGCTCGTCCTCGGACTACCTGCAGATGCTTGAGTTCGTCGGCCGGTTCAAGCGGTATGCACCGTTCAACGCCATGGTGGTCCACATACAGAAGCCGGGGGCACGCTACGTCCTACCTTCCTCCGAATGGACGTCGAAGTACCGGCGGGTGCTCAAGCCCGGTGCCCAGCCGCTGATGATCTTCCAGCCCCGTGGGCCCTACATGCTCGTGTACGACGTCGGGGACACCGAAGCCCTGCCCGGTGCCCGGCCTCTGCCCAAGGGGATCACCGCACCGGTATCGGTGTCCTCTCGAGTCGGTGAGAAGGTGGTCGCCGAGGTCTGGCACCACACCGAGACGAACCTCGCACCCCTGGGGATCCGGCTCACCCTGGTCGACCACGGGGCCTCCTCCTGCGGAGGCACGTACCGCAGCAGGTCCGGCAGTGCTGTCGAGCGTCCCGGCAGCAGGCCTGGGGACCGACCGGAGACTTACCCGACGTTGTTCGAGATCGAGGTCAACCGGAACTTGCCTCTGCTGGACCGGTACGCCACGCTCGCCCACGAACTCGGCCATCTGTTCTGCGGACACCTCGGCGCAGGCCCTGGGGAAACCTGGCCCGACCGGTACGTGCGGCCTCTCTCGGACGAGGATGCAGTGAAAGTCCATGCACGCAACGAGGTTGAGGCCGAGTCCATCGCCTACATGGTACTCAAGCGTCTGGACCCGGATGTCCGGATGGGCGACTACATCACTGGACATCTTGGCCCCGACCAGCAGGTTCCCGAGACCGTCGCCCTCAACGTCACGTTCAAGGCCGCCGGCCTGATCATCGAGATGGGCAAGAAGCGCATCCCTGCCGCCAAACTCCAGAAGCCCAAGAAGTGA